The Drosophila teissieri strain GT53w chromosome X, Prin_Dtei_1.1, whole genome shotgun sequence genome has a segment encoding these proteins:
- the LOC122624501 gene encoding uncharacterized protein LOC122624501, which translates to MPIRFRSRRVGAAQEPPRAASRDMTTCSVTSTPARFARCLANFQMDDLLLLKKSVLSMQALENSDSIASTTECPPMEPDGSPLPERMALMAADRGEHDTTGSSGPWHSHPHPPTSWTEQKPSKLQTLFQISITALAFLSFGGYLLCLIVQAIKSKGTTYFHPVATATTSSSNGNVKRIKIYRRSKRSKSSSAGHGTELPLLLQQDYVSYMKAVRDRGWRSMLT; encoded by the exons ATGCCAATCCGCTTTCGCAGTCGACGAGTTGGAGCTGCGCAAGAACCACCAAGAGCTGCCAGCAGAGACATGACTACATGCAGTG TGACCAGCACACCAGCGCGGTTCGCCCGCTGCCTGGCCAATTTCCAGATGGAcgacctgctgctgctgaagaagTCCGTGCTGAGTATGCAGGCGCTGGAGAACAGCGATAGCATCGCTTCGACTACGGAATGCCCACCGATGGAGCCGGATGGATCGCCGCTGCCAGAGCGTATGGCCTTGATGGCCGCAGATCG CGGTGAGCACGACACCACCGGCTCCAGTGGTCCCTGGCACTCGCATCCACACCCGCCGACTTCCTGGACCGAGCAGAAGCCCTCCAAGCTGCAGACCCTCTTCCAGATCAGCATTACGGCGCTGGCCTTCCTCTCGTTCGGCGGCTATCTACTCTGCCTAATCGTGCAGGCCATCAAGAGCAAGGGCACCACCTACTTCCACCCGGTGGCCACGGCCACCACCAGCTCGTCCAACGGCAATGTGAAGCGCATCAAGATATACCGCCGCAGCAAGCGCAGCAAGTCCAGCTCCGCTGGCCACGGAACCGAGCTGCCgcttctgctgcagcaggaCTACGTCTCCTACATGAAAGCTGTGCGGGATCGCGGCTGGAGGAGCATGCTCACCTAG